The Lycium ferocissimum isolate CSIRO_LF1 chromosome 10, AGI_CSIRO_Lferr_CH_V1, whole genome shotgun sequence genome window below encodes:
- the LOC132033952 gene encoding vacuolar protein sorting-associated protein 45 homolog, which produces MVLVAAVRDYINRMLQDISGMKVLILDSSTVSCVSVVYSQSELLKKEVFLVELVDSISMSKEYMSHLKAVYFLRPTSENIQHMRRQLAKPRFGEYHLFFSNILKDTQLHMLADSDEHEVVQQLQEFYADFVALDPYHFTLNMASNHMYMLPAVVDPSGLQHFCDRVVDGISAVFLALKRRPIIRYSRTSDIAKRIAHEASKLMYQLESGLFDFRRTEVSPLLLIIDRRDDPVTPLLNQWTFQAMVHELIGIEDNKVNLKNVGKLPKDQQEVVLSSEQDAFFKANMYENFGDIGMNIKKMVDDFQQVAKSNQNIQTIEDMAKFVDNYPEYRKMQGNVSKHVTLVTEMSKIVEERKLMLVSQTEQELACNGGQGAAFEAVTNLLNNDNISDVDRLRLVMLYALRYEKESPVQLMQLFNKLASRSPKYKPGLVQFLLKQAGVDKRTGDLYGNRDLLNIARNMARGLKGVENVYTQHQPLLFQTMENITRGRLRDVDYPYVGNHYQQARPQEVVIFIVGGTTYEESRSVALQNSTNSGIRFILGGSALLNSKRFLKDLEEAQRIARISTNVL; this is translated from the exons atggtattAGTAGCAGCCGTAAGGGACTATATTAATCGCATGTTACAAGATATTTCTGGAATGAAAGTTCTCATTCTTGATTCCTCTACG GTTAGTTGTGTTAGTGTGGTGTATTCTCAGTCAGAGCTTCTGAAGAAGGAGGTGTTCCTGGTGGAGCTGGTAGATTCTATTTCCATGTCCAAGGAATACATGTCACATCTTAAAGCAGTTTATTTTCTGAGGCCAACATCAGAGAATATCCAGCATATGCGGCGTCAACTGGCTAAGCCACGATTTGGAGAATATCACCTTT TTTTCTCCAATATTTTGAAAGATACTCAACTTCATATGTTAGCTGATTCAGATGAGCATGAAGTTGTCCAGCAGTTGCAG GAATTTTATGCAGATTTTGTCGCGTTAGACCCTTACCATTTCACGTTGAATATGGCCTCAAACCACATGTATATGCTCCCAGCTGTTGTAGATCCATCAGGATTGCAGCATTTCTGTGATCGAGTTGTTGATGGAATTTCTGCAGTTTTCTTGGCGTTAAAGCGAAGGCCTATTATTCGATATTCAAGGACATCTGATATTGCGAAAAGAATTGCACATGAAGCTTCT AAGCTGATGTACCAGCTGGAGAGTGGCCTATTTGATTTCAGGAGAACAGAAGTTTCTCCATTGTTGCTAATAATTGATAGGAGGGATGACCCCGTGACTCCACTGCTTAATCAGTGGACTTTTCAG GCAATGGTTCATGAGTTGATAGGCATTGAAGATAATAAGGTCAACCTGAAAAACGTTGGCAAGTTGCCAAAAGATCAACAG GAGGTTGTACTGTCATCTGAGCAAGATGCATTTTTCAAAGCAAATATGTATGAGAACTTCGGAGATATTGGAATGAATATTAAGAAGATGGTGGACGACTTCCAACAAGTGGCAAAAAGTAACCAGAATATCCAGACGATAG AGGACATGGCTAAATTTGTAGACAACTACCCAGAATACCGAAAAATGCAAGGCAATGTTTCTAAGCATGTGACACTGGTTACGGAAATGAGCAAAATAGTTGAAGAGCGAAAACTCATGTTGGTTTCACAGACAGAACAAGAATTGGCTTGCAATGGTGGACAAGGGGCAGCATTCGAG GCTGTGACAAATCTATTGAATAATGATAATATCTCTGATGTTGACCGTCTGCGCCTCGTCATGCTGTATGCCTTGCGCTATGAGAAGGAAAGTCCTGTTCAACTCATGCAGCTATTCAACAAATTAGCATCTCGGTCACCCAAGTATAAGCCTGGA CTAGTGCAATTCCTTCTAAAGCAAGCAGGAGTGGATAAGAGAACTGGGGATCTGTACGGGAACAGAGATCTCCTGAACATTGCACGTAACATGGCTCGGGGACTCAAG GGGGTTGAGAATGTGTATACCCAGCATCAACCTCTCCTATTCCAAACCATGGAGAACATCACTAGGGGGCGGTTGAGAGATGTGGACTACCCATACGTAGGAAATCACTATCAACAAGCCAG GCCACAGGAAGTGGTGATTTTCATTGTTGGTGGGACAACA